CAATTCGGTACTTGGCGGGCTACAAAGACATTTTGCTGCGATTTGGACCGACGAATTCCGAGTGCCGTCACCCCCGCCACGCCCGGTACGACCCCTTGAGCAAGCACTGAAAGTGGTACACCCCCGACTCCATCTCCGGTGAAAACCGGCCCCGCTCATACCCGCGCGACTGCAACCCGGCGTGCACCTTCTGGCAGATCTCCCGGTCTTCCACCTGCACCATGTCGCTGTAGTCCACATCGCCCTGAATCTGCTCCGCACACCCTGGCGCGTCGGGGTTGTCGTAGTAGTACCAGAAAATCACCGTGCACCGATCGGGGCCATTGGGCAGCACGAGGTTGGCCTGCACCCGATGCGGCAGCACGTTCAGCATGAAGTTCGGGTACACCCAGTAGTAGAACGCCTCGCCGCCGGCGCTGCCGGTGTACACGTTGTCGTCTTTCAGTGGACTGTGCTGCAGCGTGTGCCAGGCACCCAGTTCGGTGGTGTAGGCCGAATAGTCCAGCGCCTTGTTGAGCTCCGGGTGCACGTGGGGGATGTGGTACCCCTCGAGAAAATTGTCCACGTACACTTTCCAGTTGCTCTCCACATCGTAGTCCACGCGTCGCACCAATTGCTTGGTGGTCAAGCTGTTGGGACGAATGCGTTCGGCGATGCCGGCAAACACCTGGGCCAGTGGTGGCGCCTTGGCAGGTTCGAGACACACGAATACAAAGCCTTCCCACACATCCACGCCCACGGGAATCAGGCCGAAGTCTTTCTTGTCGAACAGTTCCGTGCGGTCAAACTGCGGGACGCCGCGCAGTGTGCCGTCCAACAGATACGTCCAGCCGTGGTACTTGCAGGTGAGTGCCTTCACGCAACCTGAGGGCTCAAGCGCCAACGGCCCGGCGCGATGGCGACACACGTTGTAGAAAGCGCGCAGTATGCCGTCTTTGTCGCAAATAACAATGATGGGATTGTCGGCGACGGTGGCCAAGAAGTAATCGCCGGGGCCGGCCACCATGGACACGTGTCCCACGCCTTGCCACGTGGTGGCGAACACGGCGTCGCGATCGATCGCATGAAATTGCGGGTGTACATACCACGACGACGGTACCGTCTCGGATCGTTCCACGGGAACGATCTCGAGATCGGCGTCGGTCAGCTCATGCATTGAACGTGACGAACCCGCGGGTCACTGCGGGATGAACGTTTTGATTTGGCGCACCGCGTGTTCGACCTTGTTGTCGAAGGCCCGCTTGCCCAGCTCGCGGCTTGAGCGACGCGCGTCGCCGGTGATGCCGTTGTTGACACGCACGGCATTCGGATCACGCGGTGCGCCGCGCGCGGCAACGGTGTCACCCAACGCAGTGGGAATCAGCTCTTCGCGCGTCCATGCTTGTCCGCCCAAATACAGCATCTCCGACGTATCGGGAATGCCGGCGTGCGAGCTCACTGGGTAGCCGTTGTCCTTGAGCCACTTGTCGAAGTCGGCCTGCGCCGTGGCATACACTTCGTCGCAGAAGAACACGTGAATGCCCTTCTCGGCGTACTTGGCGTCCAGCTTTTCGGCCACCGACTTGTACGCGTTGGGCTGACCACCACCGTGATCGCCCATCAGCACGACGTTCTTGAAACCGGTGGCGATGGCCTGTTCGGCAATGCGCTCCAGCACCATGCTCAAAATTTCGGGGGTGAGCCCAATGGTGCCCGGCAGCGTGGCGCTGGCGTTGTTGGGCGTGTACGGCAGCACCGGCATGGCAATGGCGTTGCCGAGTTGGAGCGCGATGGCTTTCACTGTGGCGCGGCCCATGAGGTTGTGGCCACCGTTCACGTTTTGCGGGCCGCGCTGTTCGGTGCCCCCGGTATAGAAGAGTGCGGTGGTTTTGCCGGCGTCCATGGCGGCCTTCACTTCGGGCCAGGTCATCATCTCGAACTCAACCAGCGGCTCGGTTGATTTGGCTGCGGTGGGCCTGGGTGTGGCCGGTCGGCCGGCCGTTGCCTGCGCGTTGGTGGTGAAGGGAAGGACGAACGCGGCGGTAAGGGCCAGCGCGAGTGCGGCGAGCGGGGTGCGGCGCATGAGGAGGGGCTCCGGTGGGAATCGCGGGCGGGCGGGGTGGGACGAGAGTACTGAGAAAACGGGTGGGGGGCCAGATCGTTGGAAGACGAGCCGCCGGGCGCGGCACCGGACAGGCGCGAATCACATAGACCAGTATCCGGCAAAATTGCCGCGTAATATTTCCACATGTGCGCTGCCGGCTTCGATGCCGCGCGCACCTGTTGCCCGGTCGCATTCATGCGTATCACATGGGACCGCTCACCAGCCCCGCCCGTACCGCTTCTTCTTCTACGCCGGTGATCGGGCTGAACCGACGCACGTGCACGTCGAACGTGATGCCAATCGAGCTAAGGTCTGGCTGAATCCTGTCCGATTGCAGGACAGCGGTGGCTTTCCGCCTGCCGAGTTGGCGCGTATCCTGATGATGGTCCGGGAACACGAAGCCGTCTTGCAGAGGAGGTGGGATGACTACTTCGCCGATTGAACACTGGCCGGCCCTCGCCGAGTCAGTTCAGGTCACGGCCGACACACTGACAGTAGATCTGGCGGACGGCCGGAGTATTTCCGTGCCGCTCGCCTGGTACCCGCGACTTGCGCACGGTACACAGGCCGAGCGCGCCAATTGGCGCCTCATCGGCCGCGGTGAGGGCGTTCACTGGCCCGGTTTCGACGAGGATATCAGCGTCGACAACTTGCTGAGCGGTGCGCGTTCTGGCGAAAACCAGCGCTCCTTCAAGCAGTGGCTGGCGTCCCGCGCGCCTGGCACTTGACGACGGCGATCCGCGCACGCTCGCTTTGGCGTCGACACGCTTATCACGTTCCTCGGAAAGACCGGCGCTGAGGTTCGACTCACCGTGCGGAATAGATCTCAAGCCGCTTGGATTCTTCGACCGAAGGTTCAGCCCATGAACGTCACGTACTTCAGGGTTACCGACACCGCGTTGCTGGAGTTCTCGGACGCGCTGCGCCTCGCGCGGTTCTTCGGAACGTCCTTTGCACCGGCCCGCTAACCCGGAACGGTCCGTACCGTTTTTTCTTCTACAAGGACACCAACACGTTACGCGCTTCGCGGAAGGGCTGCCAAGCCGGGGGCGCGCTGGATCTTGCGAATCGCTTTCACTGACGGTGCGTGCATCGCCTGGTACAGATCCCAACGCAGCTGCAGCGTCAGCCAGAATTCGGCCGGCATTCCGAAGAGCTGCTCGAGGCGCAGCGCGGTGTCGGTGGTCACGCCGCGTTTCCCCTTGATCAACTGATTGGCTCGCGTCCACGCGACGCCCATGCGCCGCGCGAATTCGGTCTGCGTCATCGTCAACGGTTTGAGAAACTCCTCAAGAATCATCTCGCCGGGATGGGTTGGCGGGCCGTGTGGGAATGCGAGCATGGTGACAGTCCGTACCTAGTGGTAGTCGATGATCTCAACGTCGATCGGGCCGAGTGCCGTCCAACGGAATACGACGCGGTATTGCCGAACGACTGGATCATGCGGCCCGTGGAGTTTGGTTCCGCCAGAGCCGCGCGGAAAGTTATAGTACGACGAGTCCACTTCAGTACCTTTCTTCGCTGACGCACGC
This sequence is a window from Gemmatimonadaceae bacterium. Protein-coding genes within it:
- a CDS encoding creatininase family protein, which produces MRRTPLAALALALTAAFVLPFTTNAQATAGRPATPRPTAAKSTEPLVEFEMMTWPEVKAAMDAGKTTALFYTGGTEQRGPQNVNGGHNLMGRATVKAIALQLGNAIAMPVLPYTPNNASATLPGTIGLTPEILSMVLERIAEQAIATGFKNVVLMGDHGGGQPNAYKSVAEKLDAKYAEKGIHVFFCDEVYATAQADFDKWLKDNGYPVSSHAGIPDTSEMLYLGGQAWTREELIPTALGDTVAARGAPRDPNAVRVNNGITGDARRSSRELGKRAFDNKVEHAVRQIKTFIPQ
- a CDS encoding DUF4160 domain-containing protein encodes the protein MPRAPVARSHSCVSHGTAHQPRPYRFFFYAGDRAEPTHVHVERDANRAKVWLNPVRLQDSGGFPPAELARILMMVREHEAVLQRRWDDYFAD
- a CDS encoding DUF2442 domain-containing protein codes for the protein MTTSPIEHWPALAESVQVTADTLTVDLADGRSISVPLAWYPRLAHGTQAERANWRLIGRGEGVHWPGFDEDISVDNLLSGARSGENQRSFKQWLASRAPGT
- a CDS encoding aromatic ring-hydroxylating dioxygenase subunit alpha, encoding MHELTDADLEIVPVERSETVPSSWYVHPQFHAIDRDAVFATTWQGVGHVSMVAGPGDYFLATVADNPIIVICDKDGILRAFYNVCRHRAGPLALEPSGCVKALTCKYHGWTYLLDGTLRGVPQFDRTELFDKKDFGLIPVGVDVWEGFVFVCLEPAKAPPLAQVFAGIAERIRPNSLTTKQLVRRVDYDVESNWKVYVDNFLEGYHIPHVHPELNKALDYSAYTTELGAWHTLQHSPLKDDNVYTGSAGGEAFYYWVYPNFMLNVLPHRVQANLVLPNGPDRCTVIFWYYYDNPDAPGCAEQIQGDVDYSDMVQVEDREICQKVHAGLQSRGYERGRFSPEMESGVYHFQCLLKGSYRAWRG
- a CDS encoding HigA family addiction module antidote protein; protein product: MLAFPHGPPTHPGEMILEEFLKPLTMTQTEFARRMGVAWTRANQLIKGKRGVTTDTALRLEQLFGMPAEFWLTLQLRWDLYQAMHAPSVKAIRKIQRAPGLAALPRSA